In Oncorhynchus kisutch isolate 150728-3 linkage group LG5, Okis_V2, whole genome shotgun sequence, a genomic segment contains:
- the LOC109891033 gene encoding complement decay-accelerating factor isoform X4, whose protein sequence is MFYSNAWTKCLICLIFLTSGNAECPNPQVEGNVVLTNDALLINVFPEGEKVTFECVNGYLKEQGSERITCTSGKWSTLKLNCKKKDCGAPRKIPHLTYEFKEGTLFGASARAICDKGYQLMGPSYRQCYATGWSGRPRCNVVTCDKPPEIMNGTIIEKPGEELPEYGCVIQYSCNEGYTLIGNKSIECIEDGEYNSLPPECKDVNDILLKPTTISTSSITTTSTVPPTIRDVNDILLKPTTISTSSITTSTVPPTIRDGNDILLKPTTISTSSITTTSTVPPTIRVSGRNNGVGEHDTNAATEIAAVVGSVIGTVISLGLHLSASLHL, encoded by the exons TTATCTTTTTAACAAGTGGAAATG CCGAGTGTCCCAATCCTCAAGTAGAGGGAAATGTTGTTCTAACGAATGATGCGCTATTAATTAACGTTTTTCCGGAGGGGGAGAAAGTCACTTTTGAGTGTGTCAACGGCTACTTGAAAGAGCAAGGATCTGAAAGAATCACCTGCACGAGTGGAAAGTGGAGCACGCTCAAATTAAACTGCAAAA AGAAGGACTGTGGTGCCCCCAGGAAGATACCACATTTGACATATGAGTTTAAGGAAGGCACGCTTTTTGGTGCATCAGCAAGAGCAATCTGTGATAAAGG tTATCAACTTATGGGCCCAAGTTACAGGCAGTGTTATGCCACAGGTTGGAGTGGAAGACCAAGATGTAACG TGGTAACTTGTGATAAACCTCCTGAGATAATGAATGGCACGATCATAGAGAAGCCTGGCGAAGAGTTACCAGAGTATGGTTGTGTCATACAGTACTCCTGTAATGAAGGTTACACCCTCATTGGAAACAAATCAATTGAGTGCATTGAAGATGGTGAATACAACTCATTACCTCCTGAATGTAAAG ATGTCAATGACATTCTTTTGAAACCAACAACTATATCAAcatcatcaataacaacaacatcGACTGTTCCACCCACAATACGAG ATGTGAATGACATTCTTTTGAAACCAACAACTATATCAACATCATCAATAACAACATCGACTGTTCCACCCACAATACGAG ATGGCAATGACATTCTTTTGAAACCAACAACTATATCAAcatcatcaataacaacaacatcGACTGTTCCACCCACAATACGAG TTTCAGGGAGGAATAATGGCGTTGGGGAACATGACACCAATGCAGCTACTG AGATTGCAGCGGTTGTGGGTAGTGTGATCGGCACTGTCATAA GTCTAGGACTGCACCTATCTGCTAGTCTGCATCTGTAG
- the LOC109891033 gene encoding complement decay-accelerating factor isoform X2 yields the protein MFYSNAWTKCLICLIFLTSGNAECPNPQVEGNVVLTNDALLINVFPEGEKVTFECVNGYLKEQGSERITCTSGKWSTLKLNCKKKDCGAPRKIPHLTYEFKEGTLFGASARAICDKGYQLMGPSYRQCYATGWSGRPRCNVVTCDKPPEIMNGTIIEKPGEELPEYGCVIQYSCNEGYTLIGNKSIECIEDGEYNSLPPECKDVNDILLKPTTISTSSITTTSTVPPTIRDVNDILLKPTTISTSSITTSTVPPTIRDGNDILLKPTTISTSSITTTSTVPPTIRVSGRNNGVGEHDTNAATEIAAVVGSVIGTVIITLIVLITRYCKRKGSYQFGEDRSRTDELLQFQNNYVECLPKV from the exons TTATCTTTTTAACAAGTGGAAATG CCGAGTGTCCCAATCCTCAAGTAGAGGGAAATGTTGTTCTAACGAATGATGCGCTATTAATTAACGTTTTTCCGGAGGGGGAGAAAGTCACTTTTGAGTGTGTCAACGGCTACTTGAAAGAGCAAGGATCTGAAAGAATCACCTGCACGAGTGGAAAGTGGAGCACGCTCAAATTAAACTGCAAAA AGAAGGACTGTGGTGCCCCCAGGAAGATACCACATTTGACATATGAGTTTAAGGAAGGCACGCTTTTTGGTGCATCAGCAAGAGCAATCTGTGATAAAGG tTATCAACTTATGGGCCCAAGTTACAGGCAGTGTTATGCCACAGGTTGGAGTGGAAGACCAAGATGTAACG TGGTAACTTGTGATAAACCTCCTGAGATAATGAATGGCACGATCATAGAGAAGCCTGGCGAAGAGTTACCAGAGTATGGTTGTGTCATACAGTACTCCTGTAATGAAGGTTACACCCTCATTGGAAACAAATCAATTGAGTGCATTGAAGATGGTGAATACAACTCATTACCTCCTGAATGTAAAG ATGTCAATGACATTCTTTTGAAACCAACAACTATATCAAcatcatcaataacaacaacatcGACTGTTCCACCCACAATACGAG ATGTGAATGACATTCTTTTGAAACCAACAACTATATCAACATCATCAATAACAACATCGACTGTTCCACCCACAATACGAG ATGGCAATGACATTCTTTTGAAACCAACAACTATATCAAcatcatcaataacaacaacatcGACTGTTCCACCCACAATACGAG TTTCAGGGAGGAATAATGGCGTTGGGGAACATGACACCAATGCAGCTACTG AGATTGCAGCGGTTGTGGGTAGTGTGATCGGCACTGTCATAA TTACACTTATTGTTCTGATCACACGGTATTGTAAGAGGAAAGG CTCGTACCAGTTTGGAGAAGACCGAAGTCGAACAGATGAATTATTACAATTTCAAAATAACTACGTTGAATGCCTACCCAAG GTCTAG
- the LOC109891033 gene encoding complement decay-accelerating factor isoform X1, with the protein MFYSNAWTKCLICLIFLTSGNAECPNPQVEGNVVLTNDALLINVFPEGEKVTFECVNGYLKEQGSERITCTSGKWSTLKLNCKKKDCGAPRKIPHLTYEFKEGTLFGASARAICDKGYQLMGPSYRQCYATGWSGRPRCNVVTCDKPPEIMNGTIIEKPGEELPEYGCVIQYSCNEGYTLIGNKSIECIEDGEYNSLPPECKDVNDILLKPTTISTSSITTTSTVPPTIRDVNDILLKPTTISTSSITTSTVPPTIRDGNDILLKPTTISTSSITTTSTVPPTIRVSGRNNGVGEHDTNAATEIAAVVGSVIGTVITVTLIVLITRYCKRKGSYQFGEDRSRTDELLQFQNNYVECLPKV; encoded by the exons TTATCTTTTTAACAAGTGGAAATG CCGAGTGTCCCAATCCTCAAGTAGAGGGAAATGTTGTTCTAACGAATGATGCGCTATTAATTAACGTTTTTCCGGAGGGGGAGAAAGTCACTTTTGAGTGTGTCAACGGCTACTTGAAAGAGCAAGGATCTGAAAGAATCACCTGCACGAGTGGAAAGTGGAGCACGCTCAAATTAAACTGCAAAA AGAAGGACTGTGGTGCCCCCAGGAAGATACCACATTTGACATATGAGTTTAAGGAAGGCACGCTTTTTGGTGCATCAGCAAGAGCAATCTGTGATAAAGG tTATCAACTTATGGGCCCAAGTTACAGGCAGTGTTATGCCACAGGTTGGAGTGGAAGACCAAGATGTAACG TGGTAACTTGTGATAAACCTCCTGAGATAATGAATGGCACGATCATAGAGAAGCCTGGCGAAGAGTTACCAGAGTATGGTTGTGTCATACAGTACTCCTGTAATGAAGGTTACACCCTCATTGGAAACAAATCAATTGAGTGCATTGAAGATGGTGAATACAACTCATTACCTCCTGAATGTAAAG ATGTCAATGACATTCTTTTGAAACCAACAACTATATCAAcatcatcaataacaacaacatcGACTGTTCCACCCACAATACGAG ATGTGAATGACATTCTTTTGAAACCAACAACTATATCAACATCATCAATAACAACATCGACTGTTCCACCCACAATACGAG ATGGCAATGACATTCTTTTGAAACCAACAACTATATCAAcatcatcaataacaacaacatcGACTGTTCCACCCACAATACGAG TTTCAGGGAGGAATAATGGCGTTGGGGAACATGACACCAATGCAGCTACTG AGATTGCAGCGGTTGTGGGTAGTGTGATCGGCACTGTCATAA CAGTTACACTTATTGTTCTGATCACACGGTATTGTAAGAGGAAAGG CTCGTACCAGTTTGGAGAAGACCGAAGTCGAACAGATGAATTATTACAATTTCAAAATAACTACGTTGAATGCCTACCCAAG GTCTAG
- the LOC109891033 gene encoding complement decay-accelerating factor isoform X7 — translation MFYSNAWTKCLICLIFLTSGNEKDCGAPRKIPHLTYEFKEGTLFGASARAICDKGYQLMGPSYRQCYATGWSGRPRCNVVTCDKPPEIMNGTIIEKPGEELPEYGCVIQYSCNEGYTLIGNKSIECIEDGEYNSLPPECKDVNDILLKPTTISTSSITTTSTVPPTIRDVNDILLKPTTISTSSITTSTVPPTIRDGNDILLKPTTISTSSITTTSTVPPTIRVSGRNNGVGEHDTNAATEIAAVVGSVIGTVITVTLIVLITRYCKRKGSYQFGEDRSRTDELLQFQNNYVECLPKV, via the exons TTATCTTTTTAACAAGTGGAAATG AGAAGGACTGTGGTGCCCCCAGGAAGATACCACATTTGACATATGAGTTTAAGGAAGGCACGCTTTTTGGTGCATCAGCAAGAGCAATCTGTGATAAAGG tTATCAACTTATGGGCCCAAGTTACAGGCAGTGTTATGCCACAGGTTGGAGTGGAAGACCAAGATGTAACG TGGTAACTTGTGATAAACCTCCTGAGATAATGAATGGCACGATCATAGAGAAGCCTGGCGAAGAGTTACCAGAGTATGGTTGTGTCATACAGTACTCCTGTAATGAAGGTTACACCCTCATTGGAAACAAATCAATTGAGTGCATTGAAGATGGTGAATACAACTCATTACCTCCTGAATGTAAAG ATGTCAATGACATTCTTTTGAAACCAACAACTATATCAAcatcatcaataacaacaacatcGACTGTTCCACCCACAATACGAG ATGTGAATGACATTCTTTTGAAACCAACAACTATATCAACATCATCAATAACAACATCGACTGTTCCACCCACAATACGAG ATGGCAATGACATTCTTTTGAAACCAACAACTATATCAAcatcatcaataacaacaacatcGACTGTTCCACCCACAATACGAG TTTCAGGGAGGAATAATGGCGTTGGGGAACATGACACCAATGCAGCTACTG AGATTGCAGCGGTTGTGGGTAGTGTGATCGGCACTGTCATAA CAGTTACACTTATTGTTCTGATCACACGGTATTGTAAGAGGAAAGG CTCGTACCAGTTTGGAGAAGACCGAAGTCGAACAGATGAATTATTACAATTTCAAAATAACTACGTTGAATGCCTACCCAAG GTCTAG
- the LOC109891033 gene encoding complement decay-accelerating factor isoform X3, with the protein MFYSNAWTKCLICLIFLTSGNAECPNPQVEGNVVLTNDALLINVFPEGEKVTFECVNGYLKEQGSERITCTSGKWSTLKLNCKKKDCGAPRKIPHLTYEFKEGTLFGASARAICDKGYQLMGPSYRQCYATGWSGRPRCNVVTCDKPPEIMNGTIIEKPGEELPEYGCVIQYSCNEGYTLIGNKSIECIEDGEYNSLPPECKDVNDILLKPTTISTSSITTTSTVPPTIRDVNDILLKPTTISTSSITTSTVPPTIRDGNDILLKPTTISTSSITTTSTVPPTIRVSGRNNGVGEHDTNAATEIAAVVGSVIGTVITRTSLEKTEVEQMNYYNFKITTLNAYPRSRTAPIC; encoded by the exons TTATCTTTTTAACAAGTGGAAATG CCGAGTGTCCCAATCCTCAAGTAGAGGGAAATGTTGTTCTAACGAATGATGCGCTATTAATTAACGTTTTTCCGGAGGGGGAGAAAGTCACTTTTGAGTGTGTCAACGGCTACTTGAAAGAGCAAGGATCTGAAAGAATCACCTGCACGAGTGGAAAGTGGAGCACGCTCAAATTAAACTGCAAAA AGAAGGACTGTGGTGCCCCCAGGAAGATACCACATTTGACATATGAGTTTAAGGAAGGCACGCTTTTTGGTGCATCAGCAAGAGCAATCTGTGATAAAGG tTATCAACTTATGGGCCCAAGTTACAGGCAGTGTTATGCCACAGGTTGGAGTGGAAGACCAAGATGTAACG TGGTAACTTGTGATAAACCTCCTGAGATAATGAATGGCACGATCATAGAGAAGCCTGGCGAAGAGTTACCAGAGTATGGTTGTGTCATACAGTACTCCTGTAATGAAGGTTACACCCTCATTGGAAACAAATCAATTGAGTGCATTGAAGATGGTGAATACAACTCATTACCTCCTGAATGTAAAG ATGTCAATGACATTCTTTTGAAACCAACAACTATATCAAcatcatcaataacaacaacatcGACTGTTCCACCCACAATACGAG ATGTGAATGACATTCTTTTGAAACCAACAACTATATCAACATCATCAATAACAACATCGACTGTTCCACCCACAATACGAG ATGGCAATGACATTCTTTTGAAACCAACAACTATATCAAcatcatcaataacaacaacatcGACTGTTCCACCCACAATACGAG TTTCAGGGAGGAATAATGGCGTTGGGGAACATGACACCAATGCAGCTACTG AGATTGCAGCGGTTGTGGGTAGTGTGATCGGCACTGTCATAA CTCGTACCAGTTTGGAGAAGACCGAAGTCGAACAGATGAATTATTACAATTTCAAAATAACTACGTTGAATGCCTACCCAAG GTCTAGGACTGCACCTATCTGCTAG
- the LOC109891033 gene encoding complement decay-accelerating factor isoform X8 gives MGEKVTFECVNGYLKEQGSERITCTSGKWSTLKLNCKKKDCGAPRKIPHLTYEFKEGTLFGASARAICDKGYQLMGPSYRQCYATGWSGRPRCNVVTCDKPPEIMNGTIIEKPGEELPEYGCVIQYSCNEGYTLIGNKSIECIEDGEYNSLPPECKDVNDILLKPTTISTSSITTTSTVPPTIRDVNDILLKPTTISTSSITTSTVPPTIRDGNDILLKPTTISTSSITTTSTVPPTIRVSGRNNGVGEHDTNAATEIAAVVGSVIGTVISLGLHLSASLHL, from the exons ATG GGGGAGAAAGTCACTTTTGAGTGTGTCAACGGCTACTTGAAAGAGCAAGGATCTGAAAGAATCACCTGCACGAGTGGAAAGTGGAGCACGCTCAAATTAAACTGCAAAA AGAAGGACTGTGGTGCCCCCAGGAAGATACCACATTTGACATATGAGTTTAAGGAAGGCACGCTTTTTGGTGCATCAGCAAGAGCAATCTGTGATAAAGG tTATCAACTTATGGGCCCAAGTTACAGGCAGTGTTATGCCACAGGTTGGAGTGGAAGACCAAGATGTAACG TGGTAACTTGTGATAAACCTCCTGAGATAATGAATGGCACGATCATAGAGAAGCCTGGCGAAGAGTTACCAGAGTATGGTTGTGTCATACAGTACTCCTGTAATGAAGGTTACACCCTCATTGGAAACAAATCAATTGAGTGCATTGAAGATGGTGAATACAACTCATTACCTCCTGAATGTAAAG ATGTCAATGACATTCTTTTGAAACCAACAACTATATCAAcatcatcaataacaacaacatcGACTGTTCCACCCACAATACGAG ATGTGAATGACATTCTTTTGAAACCAACAACTATATCAACATCATCAATAACAACATCGACTGTTCCACCCACAATACGAG ATGGCAATGACATTCTTTTGAAACCAACAACTATATCAAcatcatcaataacaacaacatcGACTGTTCCACCCACAATACGAG TTTCAGGGAGGAATAATGGCGTTGGGGAACATGACACCAATGCAGCTACTG AGATTGCAGCGGTTGTGGGTAGTGTGATCGGCACTGTCATAA GTCTAGGACTGCACCTATCTGCTAGTCTGCATCTGTAG
- the LOC109891033 gene encoding complement decay-accelerating factor isoform X5 — MGEKVTFECVNGYLKEQGSERITCTSGKWSTLKLNCKKKDCGAPRKIPHLTYEFKEGTLFGASARAICDKGYQLMGPSYRQCYATGWSGRPRCNVVTCDKPPEIMNGTIIEKPGEELPEYGCVIQYSCNEGYTLIGNKSIECIEDGEYNSLPPECKDVNDILLKPTTISTSSITTTSTVPPTIRDVNDILLKPTTISTSSITTSTVPPTIRDGNDILLKPTTISTSSITTTSTVPPTIRVSGRNNGVGEHDTNAATEIAAVVGSVIGTVITVTLIVLITRYCKRKGSYQFGEDRSRTDELLQFQNNYVECLPKV, encoded by the exons ATG GGGGAGAAAGTCACTTTTGAGTGTGTCAACGGCTACTTGAAAGAGCAAGGATCTGAAAGAATCACCTGCACGAGTGGAAAGTGGAGCACGCTCAAATTAAACTGCAAAA AGAAGGACTGTGGTGCCCCCAGGAAGATACCACATTTGACATATGAGTTTAAGGAAGGCACGCTTTTTGGTGCATCAGCAAGAGCAATCTGTGATAAAGG tTATCAACTTATGGGCCCAAGTTACAGGCAGTGTTATGCCACAGGTTGGAGTGGAAGACCAAGATGTAACG TGGTAACTTGTGATAAACCTCCTGAGATAATGAATGGCACGATCATAGAGAAGCCTGGCGAAGAGTTACCAGAGTATGGTTGTGTCATACAGTACTCCTGTAATGAAGGTTACACCCTCATTGGAAACAAATCAATTGAGTGCATTGAAGATGGTGAATACAACTCATTACCTCCTGAATGTAAAG ATGTCAATGACATTCTTTTGAAACCAACAACTATATCAAcatcatcaataacaacaacatcGACTGTTCCACCCACAATACGAG ATGTGAATGACATTCTTTTGAAACCAACAACTATATCAACATCATCAATAACAACATCGACTGTTCCACCCACAATACGAG ATGGCAATGACATTCTTTTGAAACCAACAACTATATCAAcatcatcaataacaacaacatcGACTGTTCCACCCACAATACGAG TTTCAGGGAGGAATAATGGCGTTGGGGAACATGACACCAATGCAGCTACTG AGATTGCAGCGGTTGTGGGTAGTGTGATCGGCACTGTCATAA CAGTTACACTTATTGTTCTGATCACACGGTATTGTAAGAGGAAAGG CTCGTACCAGTTTGGAGAAGACCGAAGTCGAACAGATGAATTATTACAATTTCAAAATAACTACGTTGAATGCCTACCCAAG GTCTAG
- the LOC109891033 gene encoding complement decay-accelerating factor isoform X6, translating into MGEKVTFECVNGYLKEQGSERITCTSGKWSTLKLNCKKKDCGAPRKIPHLTYEFKEGTLFGASARAICDKGYQLMGPSYRQCYATGWSGRPRCNVVTCDKPPEIMNGTIIEKPGEELPEYGCVIQYSCNEGYTLIGNKSIECIEDGEYNSLPPECKDVNDILLKPTTISTSSITTTSTVPPTIRDVNDILLKPTTISTSSITTSTVPPTIRDGNDILLKPTTISTSSITTTSTVPPTIRVSGRNNGVGEHDTNAATEIAAVVGSVIGTVITRTSLEKTEVEQMNYYNFKITTLNAYPRSRTAPIC; encoded by the exons ATG GGGGAGAAAGTCACTTTTGAGTGTGTCAACGGCTACTTGAAAGAGCAAGGATCTGAAAGAATCACCTGCACGAGTGGAAAGTGGAGCACGCTCAAATTAAACTGCAAAA AGAAGGACTGTGGTGCCCCCAGGAAGATACCACATTTGACATATGAGTTTAAGGAAGGCACGCTTTTTGGTGCATCAGCAAGAGCAATCTGTGATAAAGG tTATCAACTTATGGGCCCAAGTTACAGGCAGTGTTATGCCACAGGTTGGAGTGGAAGACCAAGATGTAACG TGGTAACTTGTGATAAACCTCCTGAGATAATGAATGGCACGATCATAGAGAAGCCTGGCGAAGAGTTACCAGAGTATGGTTGTGTCATACAGTACTCCTGTAATGAAGGTTACACCCTCATTGGAAACAAATCAATTGAGTGCATTGAAGATGGTGAATACAACTCATTACCTCCTGAATGTAAAG ATGTCAATGACATTCTTTTGAAACCAACAACTATATCAAcatcatcaataacaacaacatcGACTGTTCCACCCACAATACGAG ATGTGAATGACATTCTTTTGAAACCAACAACTATATCAACATCATCAATAACAACATCGACTGTTCCACCCACAATACGAG ATGGCAATGACATTCTTTTGAAACCAACAACTATATCAAcatcatcaataacaacaacatcGACTGTTCCACCCACAATACGAG TTTCAGGGAGGAATAATGGCGTTGGGGAACATGACACCAATGCAGCTACTG AGATTGCAGCGGTTGTGGGTAGTGTGATCGGCACTGTCATAA CTCGTACCAGTTTGGAGAAGACCGAAGTCGAACAGATGAATTATTACAATTTCAAAATAACTACGTTGAATGCCTACCCAAG GTCTAGGACTGCACCTATCTGCTAG